Below is a window of Pseudanabaenaceae cyanobacterium SKYG29 DNA.
GTTTCTGTATGGGTAAGGGGGCAGGCAAGGGCGATGGCTGGTTGCTGGGGATGGCTATATAGAAACTACAGCCCTGGGCTAAACTATGGCGATACTGCCAATCGGGGGGGGGATAGCCCCCAGTGCTCTCATTACTTTCCCCCCAGATGTACCCCTCCATCAACTCCACCAATAACTTACTAATTGCTAAGCCTAAACCCGTACCACCATAATCCCTGGTTGTAGAAGCATTTAGTTGACTGAAGGGTTGAAATAAATCACCCCACTGATCGGGGTCAATGCCGATCCCCGTGTCTGTCACTGTAATCAACCAGAAATTCTGCCACCTATCTAGGGTCACCACAATTTGCCCTGCCGAGCAAAACTTGATAGCATTGCTGACCAAATTTAGCACCACCTGTCGCAAGCGGCTCGCATCCCCCACTACCGTGGTATCTACATCTAGGAGGCGGTCATAAATTAGTTCCAATTTTTTGCTATAGACAAGAGAACCCATCAGCGTCAACACCGCCTCGATCGTTTCTGCCAAGTCAAAGGGCTGTCTTTCCAGGGTCAGTTGTCCCGCCTCAATCTTGGAAAAGTCCAAAATATCGTTCAAAATGCTCAGTAGAGTTTTACTACTTTCCAGAATAATGCTAGTCAACTCCGCCTGTTGGGGATTTAAGTCCGTTTCCCGCAGCACCTCTGCCATCCCAATTACCCCATTAAGGGGCGTACGGATTTCATGACTCATCATAGCGAGGAAAGCACTCTTGCTGCGATTGGCAACCTGGGCTAATTCACTCTGCAATTGCGCCTCCCGTAACAACTCCGCCTGGGCAATGGCAATCCCCACCTGGTGGGCAACCGTTTCTAATAACTCAATGTCATCCTTGTACCACAGATAACTCTTGGTAAAAGAACAGAGGAGAATCAAACCATTGCATTCATTCTGATAGCAAGTGCGCACCACCGCCAATTCCGAGGGACAATCTAAGTTTAAGATGGCAGGGGGAATGAGACTGACTGTATCTGTTGCTAACAAGCTCGGTGGCAGTAGGGAAATATCTATATCAGCCAAGCGATCGTCACAGGTATAAATTGTCAAGGGCAACTGCACGATCGCACAACTTTGGTGAAAAACTTTGCCTAATTCTTGTACTGTGCGCTGTAAAACACTTTGAATATCCAAACTACTGCGGATTTCCTTGTTAATTTCCTCCAGCATCAACGCCCGTTGGTACTGCCGTCGCAGAGACTCCTCCATCCGTTTGCGGCGGTTAATGTCACTGTGGGCACCCACCATGCGTACTGGCTTTCCCTGCCTATCCCGCTCTACCACCTTCCCTTTGGCAAATACCCACTGGTACTGACCATCGGCCCGCCGCAGCCGAAATTCCCCTTCATACTGGGGTGAAGACCCCGTTAAGTGTTCCTCTAGTTGTTGCAGGACTGCCTCCCGATCATCGGGGTGGAGCATTTGCCGCCAGCTATCTACATGGGGTATCCACGCAGAACGACTGTAGCCCATCATCTCCAGCCATCGATCGCTACAGTAGAACTCCCCACTGGGAATATGCCAATCCCATAAACCATCCGTCGTTGCTTCCACTGCCAGGCGTAAATCCTCCCTAGAACGGATCAAATCCGCTTCCGTTTCTTTAGTTTCTGTGATGTCCCGTGAAACCATGATTACTTCTATAGGCACACCAGTGTCTGGATAGCGCTTTACCCGCGCCGTTGTCTCCATCCATAGATAGGAACCATCCCGCCGCCAGAAGCGGTAGATAAACCGCTGACTATCCAATTCTCCTAGAAACACCTGATAGGCCAGATTGACTCTGGCCACATCTTCAGGATGAATATAGTCAAACCACACCCGATGGTACAATTCCTCAGGCGTATAACCCCAAATCTCCTGGCAAGCAGGGGAAACATACTCAAAGCGTCCCTCCCCATTGCAGCGGGCAATCACATCCGTCGCATATTCTGCCAACAAACGATACCGTTCTTCACTAGCTCGAAGAGCGGCTGCTGCCTGATACCGATCGGTAATATCCCGACAGATGCAAATAATATCTTCTTCCCCTGTGGATAAAGAAACTTCAATGTAGCGATCGTTGTACAAAAACTCACCCTGCCATCTGCCTGTCTGTCTCAACTCCACTTCCACAGGAGCACGGCGGTAGTGACCATAAAGAGACCACCAATCGGTTTCGATCAACTGTTGTTCATTTTTTTGCACAAGTTGACAAAAGCTGGGATTGACATAGATAAACTGCCCTCTATCATTCAAAATGGCGATCCCTTCTGCCGCAATCTCTAAAGCAGAGAGTTTGCGTTTGTCTTTCCTTTCCCTGGTAACTCGCTCCGTAATGTCACTGATGCGCCCCAAGGTGCCAATGTTATGCCCTGCTTCATCAAACAAAGGAGTGGTCACCACAATCGCCCAAACATCCGTGCCATCTTTAGCCAGAAAACGGAAATACCGCTGTGCCTCCTCCTGGTGACCATTTTTTTCCGAGACTACGAGAAATTCATTCAGATTGCGCCCCTCCATCGTGCCAGGGGAATAGCCCAGCAGGTGGGATAGCTTAGAATTGACAAACAGCAAAGTCAGGTCCAAATCCACTAGAAAGACTCCCTCGGCTGAGGTATCGGTGATGTATTCATACCAACCCGTGGAAAGCTGTGGACGAGCTACTCCCTCTAAAAATTTGAGTACCTGTTCCAGCATCACTACCCCCCGTAACTCTGTTGTGCCCTCCTCCACCACAGCTAAACAATCTACCCGATAACACCGCATTAACCTTAATACTTCCCAAATATTGACGAAATCCTTCACTTTTAGGGGAGGAATTGTCACCAAAATATCCCGCAGCAGTAAATTGCCCCTCCCCTCCTGGTGCAGAAATTGTAGGGTCTTAGCGCTGACAGCAAACCACTGCCCCCCCCACTCAACAATCACTGTAGATGCCCCTGCCCCCTGCAGTTGAGTCAAAGCTGTGGATATAGCTGTGTAGGCATCGCTGACAATGCCAGAGGTGTCCAGTAACTGCTCAAGGGGAACTGTCTGCAGCATAACTCACTTTGTGTCAGCTAACCAACCCCGTCGCCAAAAGAAAAAGACCAAACCCCCTCCCAGGGTGAGCATAATGCCCCAGCAGAGGAAATAGCCATATCGCCACTTCAATTCTGGCATATACTCAAAGTTCATGCCATATATCCCAACAATGAAAGTAAGGGGAATGAAGATGGTGGAGATCACAGTGAGAACCCGCATGACTTCATTGGTGCGATTGCCCAGGGAAGATAAATAAATATCCATCAAGTTAGCAGCTAATTCCCTATAGGTCTCCAGCATATCTAGTAATTGCACTACACTATCATAACAACTTTGTAAATGCACTCTAGTGGATTTGCTAATTAACGGATGCCCAATACGGGCTAGAGTGTTTAAGGCTTCCCTTTGCGGCCACAGCGATCGTCTAAGATGCAATAACTCTCGTTTGATACTATGAATGCGTTGGAGATGAACACGATCGGGACTGGTTAAGATTTCTGCTTGCAATTCCTCCATCTGTTCACCATAGTCTTCTAGGATAGGGAAGTACCCCTCCAAGATGGAATCGACCAAGGCATAAAAGAGATAGTCTGCTCCCTGGTGACGAATTTTGCCTTTGTTTTGCTGAAGGCGTTGCCGAATCGGTGTAAAGGTATCAAACTCAGGTTCTTCCTGGAAAGTGAGCAGATAATTTTTGCCCAATACAAAGCTAACTTGTTCTGTGATAAATCCTCTAGTCTTTCTACTAGGATAAACCATGTGAGTAACGAAGAGGAGTTGATTTTCTTCGTATTCTTCTAGCTTAGGACGCTGGGGAGTATTTACTACTGATTCTAACAACAGGGGATGCAACTGAAAAGTTTCACCAATGCGGCGCAAAATGACCTCAGAACCAAGTCCTATTACATCAAACCAGGTAACAAATATACCGTTGAGATAGCTAGTTGCCTCCTCTGGGGTGGTTAGTTTTTTACTTTGAAAATGGCTAGGACTATACTCAATTGCCCAAATACTCGGTATAACGGCATCTGCAGGAATGACTAACGTGCCGGGTAGTTCCCCGGGCTCGTGGTGCGCATAGGGTTCTAAGTAGTTTTCGCCACAGTCATCTATTTGCTGCCTATCAGAAACCCACTCCTGTCTGTTCATCTTTCATCCTAGTTAAGGATTTGC
It encodes the following:
- a CDS encoding PAS domain S-box protein, which codes for MLQTVPLEQLLDTSGIVSDAYTAISTALTQLQGAGASTVIVEWGGQWFAVSAKTLQFLHQEGRGNLLLRDILVTIPPLKVKDFVNIWEVLRLMRCYRVDCLAVVEEGTTELRGVVMLEQVLKFLEGVARPQLSTGWYEYITDTSAEGVFLVDLDLTLLFVNSKLSHLLGYSPGTMEGRNLNEFLVVSEKNGHQEEAQRYFRFLAKDGTDVWAIVVTTPLFDEAGHNIGTLGRISDITERVTRERKDKRKLSALEIAAEGIAILNDRGQFIYVNPSFCQLVQKNEQQLIETDWWSLYGHYRRAPVEVELRQTGRWQGEFLYNDRYIEVSLSTGEEDIICICRDITDRYQAAAALRASEERYRLLAEYATDVIARCNGEGRFEYVSPACQEIWGYTPEELYHRVWFDYIHPEDVARVNLAYQVFLGELDSQRFIYRFWRRDGSYLWMETTARVKRYPDTGVPIEVIMVSRDITETKETEADLIRSREDLRLAVEATTDGLWDWHIPSGEFYCSDRWLEMMGYSRSAWIPHVDSWRQMLHPDDREAVLQQLEEHLTGSSPQYEGEFRLRRADGQYQWVFAKGKVVERDRQGKPVRMVGAHSDINRRKRMEESLRRQYQRALMLEEINKEIRSSLDIQSVLQRTVQELGKVFHQSCAIVQLPLTIYTCDDRLADIDISLLPPSLLATDTVSLIPPAILNLDCPSELAVVRTCYQNECNGLILLCSFTKSYLWYKDDIELLETVAHQVGIAIAQAELLREAQLQSELAQVANRSKSAFLAMMSHEIRTPLNGVIGMAEVLRETDLNPQQAELTSIILESSKTLLSILNDILDFSKIEAGQLTLERQPFDLAETIEAVLTLMGSLVYSKKLELIYDRLLDVDTTVVGDASRLRQVVLNLVSNAIKFCSAGQIVVTLDRWQNFWLITVTDTGIGIDPDQWGDLFQPFSQLNASTTRDYGGTGLGLAISKLLVELMEGYIWGESNESTGGYPPPDWQYRHSLAQGCSFYIAIPSNQPSPLPAPLPIQKRAAVVVPNPDLRGVLTKWLTSWGMTVVTEDTIPYQNCDVVFVDEQLLQGEVWQSGSPGTIPIVVLQPPLHQPQGYSLLKPLKPQACRYLLEQIFMSIAISPSPSPIVCQPLSPLRVLIVEDNPVNQKVAQKMLQRLGYNPTIAKNGTEALHRLQQQDYDIVLMDVQMPEMDGLTATQRIRQECRHQPYIIAITANAMRGDRETCLAAGMDDYLSKPITIESLGEALRRATLK
- the corA gene encoding magnesium/cobalt transporter CorA, with product MNRQEWVSDRQQIDDCGENYLEPYAHHEPGELPGTLVIPADAVIPSIWAIEYSPSHFQSKKLTTPEEATSYLNGIFVTWFDVIGLGSEVILRRIGETFQLHPLLLESVVNTPQRPKLEEYEENQLLFVTHMVYPSRKTRGFITEQVSFVLGKNYLLTFQEEPEFDTFTPIRQRLQQNKGKIRHQGADYLFYALVDSILEGYFPILEDYGEQMEELQAEILTSPDRVHLQRIHSIKRELLHLRRSLWPQREALNTLARIGHPLISKSTRVHLQSCYDSVVQLLDMLETYRELAANLMDIYLSSLGNRTNEVMRVLTVISTIFIPLTFIVGIYGMNFEYMPELKWRYGYFLCWGIMLTLGGGLVFFFWRRGWLADTK